The Spiroplasma culicicola AES-1 genomic sequence GAATTTCAGAAGTTGAAGCAAAACAAAAAGCAATTGATATTAAAACAGTCTTTATTAAAGATAAAGATCATACACATTATTTAAAAGGACAAAGTGATCTTTATTTAAAACTAATTGTTGATGTGAAAAATAACGTAATAATTGGAGGCCAAATGGTTGGGAAAAATAAATCAGTTTTAAGAATTGATGCAATAGCCACAATGATTTGAACTAAAGCACCACTTAATAGTGTTTTAGAACAAGTTGATTTAGTTTATGCACCCCCATTTGCAAAAACAACAGATATTATTCACATTGCAATAAGTACATTATTAAAATAAAAAAACGTATGGAAAGTAAAAGGAGGAAAAAAATATGAATTTTTTAGCCGAAGAAAATCGCGGTATTCTTGAAACATTTATTGCGATTAGTACATGACAAAGTTTGTTAGGAATTTTAATATTCATTGGTATTCAAGTTGGATTTTGAATTTTTTTAAAGAAGCAAAAGCTACAATTTATGTATAGAATACTAATTGGAATGGCAATTGGATTATTATTTGGAATTGTAATTCAATCAATTATTGGGTTTCCAGAATCATTGGGAGACTACGATGAACCAGGAAACGAATACTATTGAATTTATGAATTAAGTATTTGAGCAAACTTCTTTAAAAACGTATTTATTAATGGAGTTATGCTATTAACAATTCCAATTGTATTTGTGGCAATGTTTAGAGTAACTTCTAAACCAACTTCAAGAGGAGTTGGAAGAATTACATTAAAGGGGGGGTTATTCTTCTTATTTAATGTCTTTATTTCATTTACATTTACTTTTTTTGTGGGAGTGGCTGCAAAAGTTGGAAAAGGATTTGAATTAATTCCAGATGATGGATATGTAGGAAAAGATAATGTTCCTTTACCTCAATTAATTTGACAGTATATTCCAAATAACTTATTTGGATCATTGGCATCAAATGTTATTGTACCAGTAATGGTTGTTGGAGCATTAGCTGGAATTTCTGTAAGAATTTTATCTAAAAGAAAAACTGTTGAAATGGAAGCAATTCGCAAATCTATGGATACAGGTTGAGATATTATTATGTCAATGTTAATGACATTTATGAAAATTATGCCATTAGCTGTTATGTCAATGTTGGCAACAGCTATCTTTACAAGACCAATTGGGTCATTAGCAACAATTGGAAAAGTAATTGGAATTGGATACTTGGGAATTGCTTTCTCAATTGGATATTTAACACTTTTAGTTTTTGTATTTGGTTTAAATGTCAAAGGATGATGAAAACAAGCTTGAAAACCATTAGTTCAAGGGTTTGCAACACAATCATCAAATGCTACTTTACCAATTACAATGTCAACTTTAAAAGAAGATATGAAAATTAATGAATCTGCAACTGGGACATTAGCTCCATTGTCAACAACTGTAGGATTAATTGCCTGTGCAGGGGTTCAAGCTGGATTAGCTACAAGTATTTTATGAACTGGTGATGGAAATGCAGTTGAAATAGGTTTATTACAATTTTATTTCTTAGGATTATTAATTACTTTAATTGCATCTTTAGGAATTGCTGGGGTTCCAGGAACAGCTACTGTTGTAACTGTTGGAGTTCTTGGTGGTTTAGGATATGGAGCATTCATCAATAGTGTTTTAGAAATTATTGCCCCACTTGATGGTTTATTTGATATGGGAAGAACCGGTGCAAACGTTTTGGCAGCTGTTGCTGTAACACCAATTGTGGCCAAATCTGAAGGTATGATTGAAAAAGACTCTCCGTTATTGAACGAAAAAGGCTTGTTTAAACAAGACCAAATTTTAAAAATGAGAGAGATAAAAGAGAATTCCTTAGAACAAATTAATAATTTAACAAAAACACTTGATAAACAATTAAGAAATAAAGAACTTGATAGTGCTAAAAAAGCTGAACTTAAAAAAGAGACAAGTGAACAAATTCATCAAATTAGAGCAAAT encodes the following:
- a CDS encoding dicarboxylate/amino acid:cation symporter, with product MNFLAEENRGILETFIAISTWQSLLGILIFIGIQVGFWIFLKKQKLQFMYRILIGMAIGLLFGIVIQSIIGFPESLGDYDEPGNEYYWIYELSIWANFFKNVFINGVMLLTIPIVFVAMFRVTSKPTSRGVGRITLKGGLFFLFNVFISFTFTFFVGVAAKVGKGFELIPDDGYVGKDNVPLPQLIWQYIPNNLFGSLASNVIVPVMVVGALAGISVRILSKRKTVEMEAIRKSMDTGWDIIMSMLMTFMKIMPLAVMSMLATAIFTRPIGSLATIGKVIGIGYLGIAFSIGYLTLLVFVFGLNVKGWWKQAWKPLVQGFATQSSNATLPITMSTLKEDMKINESATGTLAPLSTTVGLIACAGVQAGLATSILWTGDGNAVEIGLLQFYFLGLLITLIASLGIAGVPGTATVVTVGVLGGLGYGAFINSVLEIIAPLDGLFDMGRTGANVLAAVAVTPIVAKSEGMIEKDSPLLNEKGLFKQDQILKMREIKENSLEQINNLTKTLDKQLRNKELDSAKKAELKKETSEQIHQIRANKKASLQEIKTQKLQ